In Cedecea neteri, a single genomic region encodes these proteins:
- a CDS encoding antibiotic biosynthesis monooxygenase family protein: MIAVIFEVLPAEEHYSRYLELAAELKPLLTDIDGFISIERFQSLSEPGKILSLSFWRDEAAVQQWRNQELHRSVQHQGRHSVFNDYRLRVAGVIRDYGMFDREQAPQDSRSAHKENTHE; this comes from the coding sequence ATGATCGCCGTAATCTTTGAAGTCCTGCCTGCAGAAGAACACTATAGCCGCTATCTTGAACTGGCGGCAGAGTTAAAACCCCTGCTTACCGATATTGATGGGTTTATTTCCATTGAACGTTTTCAAAGTCTTAGCGAACCGGGAAAAATCCTGTCGCTTTCGTTCTGGCGCGATGAGGCCGCCGTGCAGCAATGGCGCAATCAGGAATTACACCGCAGTGTTCAGCATCAGGGGCGTCACTCGGTCTTCAACGATTACCGGCTCAGGGTGGCAGGCGTGATCCGGGATTACGGTATGTTTGATCGCGAACAGGCTCCGCAGGACAGCCGCAGCGCACATAAGGAAAACACGCATGAATGA
- a CDS encoding DUF333 domain-containing protein: MRAAFLAGCAALLLSACSNEPPQQATAAHVPPGLRAAMSSQGEANCAMIGGTMSVARQLDGSAIGMCAMPNGKRCNENSLAAGTCGSY, from the coding sequence ATGCGCGCTGCGTTTTTAGCCGGTTGTGCCGCACTGTTATTATCAGCTTGCAGTAATGAACCCCCTCAACAGGCCACTGCGGCCCACGTACCGCCAGGGCTCAGGGCGGCAATGTCCAGCCAGGGCGAAGCGAACTGTGCGATGATTGGCGGCACCATGAGCGTGGCGCGTCAGCTGGATGGCAGCGCGATTGGCATGTGTGCCATGCCGAACGGCAAGCGCTGTAACGAAAACTCGCTTGCCGCTGGCACCTGTGGAAGCTACTGA
- a CDS encoding ArsR/SmtB family transcription factor — translation METDFLETRLAAVAAAIADKTRASMLCALMDGRAWTATELSIMANVAPSTASSHLAKLMEQSLIACVQQGRHRYYRLYSSQIAGALEGLMGLVGRDDAAMRTKTPGNLRYARTCYDHMAGEIAVALHDALFRLSWLEGEEYSVTALGKEQFQLLGVNVENGASRRRYACGCLDWSERREHLGGQLGKSLLHTCEQKGWMRRDLVSRELHVSESGKRKLAGLFGVVF, via the coding sequence ATGGAAACAGATTTTCTAGAAACCCGGCTTGCCGCCGTTGCCGCCGCCATTGCGGACAAAACCCGGGCCAGCATGCTGTGCGCGTTAATGGATGGCCGGGCCTGGACGGCAACCGAACTGAGCATCATGGCTAATGTGGCACCATCCACGGCCAGCAGCCATCTGGCAAAGTTAATGGAGCAGTCGCTGATTGCCTGCGTGCAGCAGGGGCGACACCGTTACTACCGGCTTTACAGCAGCCAAATTGCCGGGGCGCTGGAAGGATTAATGGGTTTAGTAGGCCGCGATGACGCCGCAATGCGCACCAAAACCCCCGGCAATCTTCGCTACGCCAGAACCTGCTACGACCATATGGCAGGGGAAATCGCCGTGGCGCTGCACGATGCATTATTTCGCCTGAGCTGGCTGGAAGGGGAAGAGTATTCCGTGACTGCCCTCGGTAAAGAACAATTTCAGCTCCTGGGCGTAAACGTAGAAAACGGGGCCTCGCGCCGTCGTTATGCCTGCGGCTGTCTGGACTGGAGCGAAAGACGCGAGCACCTGGGCGGGCAGTTAGGCAAATCGTTGCTGCACACCTGCGAGCAAAAAGGGTGGATGCGGCGGGATCTGGTCAGCCGTGAGCTGCACGTGTCCGAAAGCGGCAAACGCAAGCTGGCGGGGCTATTTGGAGTGGTATTTTAG
- a CDS encoding sulfite exporter TauE/SafE family protein, with amino-acid sequence MNDLSLSLAIAATFVLAGTVKGVTGMGLPTVAMGILGSLISPVAAAGMLLLPSFLTNIFQLYEGGNLAALLKRLWPMMLTIVLGTLGSSNLLASGSSHATTVALGIALIVYALWTLFARPLHVPASHERWLSPLIGFLTGLLTGGTGVFVIPAVPYIQSLGLERDELVQALGLSFTFSTLALAAGLWWHGALQEIAISTSVMAVIAALIGLFAGQRIRKRISPLAFKRGFLICLVLLGGDMVLRALI; translated from the coding sequence ATGAATGATCTCAGCCTGAGTCTTGCCATTGCCGCTACTTTTGTGCTTGCTGGCACCGTCAAGGGCGTCACGGGGATGGGGTTACCTACCGTCGCGATGGGGATTTTAGGATCACTGATCTCTCCGGTCGCAGCCGCTGGCATGCTGCTTTTACCCTCTTTTCTGACCAATATCTTTCAGCTTTATGAAGGGGGCAACCTGGCTGCATTGCTAAAACGCCTGTGGCCGATGATGCTTACCATTGTGCTGGGTACCCTGGGCAGCAGTAACCTGTTGGCTTCGGGCAGCAGTCACGCAACGACCGTTGCTCTGGGCATTGCCCTGATCGTTTATGCGTTATGGACGTTGTTTGCCAGGCCACTGCATGTTCCCGCCAGCCACGAACGCTGGCTTTCGCCGCTGATCGGTTTTCTCACCGGTTTGTTGACCGGCGGAACGGGCGTGTTTGTGATCCCCGCCGTGCCCTATATTCAGTCTCTGGGGCTTGAGCGCGATGAACTGGTGCAGGCGCTCGGGCTGTCTTTTACCTTCTCGACACTTGCACTCGCCGCCGGGCTTTGGTGGCACGGCGCGCTGCAGGAAATCGCCATCAGCACGTCGGTTATGGCGGTTATCGCCGCGCTTATCGGCCTGTTTGCGGGCCAGCGTATTCGCAAACGCATCAGCCCATTAGCCTTTAAGCGCGGCTTCCTGATCTGCCTCGTTCTGCTTGGCGGTGATATGGTGCTCCGCGCGCTGATTTAG
- the nifJ gene encoding pyruvate:ferredoxin (flavodoxin) oxidoreductase has protein sequence MITIDGNGAVASVAFRASEVIAIYPITPSSTMAEQADAWSGDGRKNVWGDVPRVVEMQSEAGAIGAVHGALQTGALSTSFTSSQGLLLMIPTLYKLAGQLTPFVLHVAARTVATHALSIFGDHSDVMAVRQTGCAMLCASSVQEAQDFALISHIATLKSRVPFIHFFDGFRTSHEINKIVPLADDTLRSLLPQKEIDEHRARALNPEHPVIRGTSANPDTYFQSREATNPWYNAVYAHVEQAMNDFAATTGRSYRPFEYYGHPEADRVIIVMGSAVGTCEEVVDELLTRGEKVGVLKVRLYRPFSAEHLLEVLPQTARQVAVLDRTKEPGALAEPLYLDVMTALAEAVSRGDRETLPRVIGGRYGLSSKEFGPECVLAIFNELREAKPRPRFTVGIYDDVTNLSLPLPENTLPNRAKLEALFYGLGSDGSVSATKNNIKIIGNSTPWFTQGYFVYDSKKAGGLTVSHLRVSEQPINSTYLIEKADFVGCHQLQFIDKYQMAERLKPGGIFLLNTPYAADEVWSRLPQEVQAVLNQKQARLYVINAAKIARECHLGARINTVMQMAFFHLTQVLPGDTALAELQGAIAKSYSSKGTEIVERNWQALALARDSLAEVPLQDVNPASTMRPPVVSDAAPDFVKTVTAAMLAGLGDALPVSALPPDGTWPMGTTRWEKRNIAEEIPIWKPDICTQCNHCVAACPHSAIRAKVVQPEAMEGAPEALQSLDVKSRDMRGQKYVLQVAPEDCTGCNLCVEVCPAKDRQNPEIKAINMLSRLEHVEEEKENYDFFLNLPEIDRTSLERIDIRTSQLLTPLFEYSGACSGCGETPYIKILTQLFGDRMLIANATGCSSIYGGNLPSTPYTTDANGRGPAWANSLFEDNAEFGLGFRLTVDQHRARVMRLLGQFADKLPAELNEQLHAEATPEVRREQVAELRKHLADIDDADADARQLVTDADALVEKSIWLIGGDGWAYDIGFGGLDHVLSLTENVNILVLDTQCYSNTGGQASKATPLGAVTKFGEHGKRKARKDLGVSMMMYGHVYVAQISLGAQLNQTMKAIQEAEAYPGPSLIIAYSPCEEHGYDLALSHDQMRQLTATGFWPLYRFDPRRADEGKVPLALDSRPPSDALADTLMKEQRFRRLNAQQPEVAEQLWKDAAADLQKRYDFLAQLAGKAEKVSE, from the coding sequence ATGATCACTATCGACGGCAACGGCGCAGTCGCCTCCGTGGCGTTTCGTGCCAGCGAAGTAATTGCCATCTACCCCATTACTCCCAGCTCGACAATGGCAGAACAGGCGGATGCCTGGTCCGGTGACGGCAGGAAGAACGTGTGGGGAGATGTTCCTCGCGTAGTCGAGATGCAGTCAGAAGCAGGCGCGATTGGGGCGGTGCACGGCGCGCTGCAAACCGGGGCGCTTTCCACATCGTTTACGTCATCGCAGGGCTTACTGCTAATGATCCCGACGCTGTACAAGCTTGCAGGCCAGCTGACGCCATTTGTTCTCCACGTTGCCGCGCGCACCGTGGCCACCCATGCACTTTCCATTTTTGGCGATCATTCCGACGTGATGGCCGTACGCCAGACCGGCTGCGCGATGCTATGCGCCAGCAGCGTCCAGGAGGCGCAAGACTTCGCGCTGATTTCCCATATTGCGACCCTGAAAAGCCGCGTGCCGTTTATTCACTTCTTCGACGGCTTCCGCACCTCGCACGAAATCAACAAAATTGTGCCGCTGGCGGACGATACCCTTCGCAGCCTGCTGCCGCAAAAAGAGATCGATGAGCATCGCGCCCGCGCCCTGAACCCGGAACACCCGGTGATTCGCGGCACGTCGGCCAACCCGGACACTTACTTCCAGTCCCGAGAAGCGACCAATCCGTGGTACAACGCGGTTTACGCGCACGTTGAACAGGCGATGAACGACTTTGCCGCCACCACCGGCCGCAGCTATCGTCCGTTTGAGTATTACGGCCACCCGGAAGCGGACCGCGTGATCATCGTGATGGGCTCCGCCGTCGGCACCTGCGAAGAAGTTGTCGATGAATTGCTGACCCGCGGCGAAAAAGTCGGCGTGCTGAAAGTTCGTCTGTACCGCCCCTTCTCCGCCGAACACTTGCTGGAAGTTCTGCCGCAAACCGCGCGCCAGGTGGCGGTGCTTGACCGTACCAAAGAGCCGGGCGCCCTTGCCGAACCACTGTATCTCGACGTGATGACCGCGCTTGCCGAAGCCGTGAGCCGCGGCGATCGCGAAACGCTGCCTCGCGTGATTGGGGGCCGCTACGGGCTGTCATCCAAAGAGTTTGGCCCGGAATGCGTCCTGGCTATTTTCAACGAGCTACGCGAAGCCAAACCGCGCCCGCGCTTTACCGTGGGCATTTACGACGACGTGACCAACCTGTCGCTGCCGCTGCCGGAAAACACCCTGCCGAACCGCGCCAAACTCGAAGCGCTGTTTTATGGTCTGGGCAGCGACGGCAGTGTTTCTGCGACCAAAAACAATATCAAAATTATCGGTAACTCCACGCCGTGGTTTACCCAGGGTTATTTCGTTTATGACTCTAAAAAAGCTGGAGGGCTGACGGTTTCTCACCTGCGCGTGAGCGAGCAGCCGATCAACTCCACCTACCTGATCGAGAAAGCCGATTTTGTTGGCTGTCACCAGCTGCAGTTTATCGACAAGTACCAGATGGCTGAGCGCCTGAAGCCCGGCGGTATTTTCCTGCTGAACACGCCTTACGCCGCCGACGAGGTGTGGAGCCGCCTGCCGCAGGAAGTTCAGGCGGTGCTCAACCAGAAACAGGCTCGCCTGTACGTCATTAATGCGGCGAAGATCGCCCGTGAATGTCATCTGGGTGCCCGGATCAACACCGTGATGCAGATGGCGTTCTTCCACCTGACGCAGGTCCTGCCTGGCGACACCGCGCTGGCAGAGCTGCAGGGCGCGATTGCCAAAAGCTACAGCAGCAAAGGGACGGAAATCGTCGAGCGCAACTGGCAGGCGCTGGCGCTGGCTCGTGACTCCCTCGCCGAAGTGCCTCTGCAGGACGTTAACCCGGCAAGTACGATGCGTCCGCCGGTCGTCTCCGACGCTGCACCTGATTTTGTGAAAACCGTCACCGCCGCGATGCTCGCTGGCCTCGGCGATGCCCTTCCGGTTTCCGCTTTGCCGCCGGACGGAACCTGGCCGATGGGCACCACCCGCTGGGAAAAACGCAACATCGCCGAAGAAATTCCTATCTGGAAGCCGGACATTTGCACCCAGTGCAACCACTGCGTTGCCGCCTGCCCGCATTCGGCTATTCGTGCCAAAGTGGTTCAGCCTGAGGCAATGGAAGGCGCCCCGGAAGCCCTGCAGTCGCTGGACGTGAAGTCCCGGGATATGCGCGGCCAGAAATACGTGCTGCAGGTGGCACCTGAGGATTGCACCGGCTGTAATCTCTGCGTAGAAGTCTGCCCGGCTAAAGATCGCCAGAACCCGGAAATCAAGGCGATTAATATGCTGTCTCGCCTTGAACACGTTGAAGAAGAGAAAGAGAACTATGACTTCTTCCTCAATCTGCCGGAAATCGATCGCACCAGCCTGGAGCGTATCGACATCCGTACTTCGCAGCTGTTAACGCCGCTGTTTGAGTACTCCGGGGCCTGCTCCGGCTGCGGCGAAACGCCGTACATTAAAATCCTCACCCAACTGTTCGGCGACCGCATGCTGATTGCTAACGCCACCGGCTGTTCGTCTATTTACGGCGGTAACCTGCCGTCCACGCCGTACACCACCGACGCTAACGGCCGCGGGCCAGCCTGGGCCAACTCGCTGTTTGAGGATAACGCCGAATTTGGACTGGGCTTCCGCCTGACGGTGGATCAGCACCGCGCCCGCGTCATGCGTTTACTGGGACAGTTTGCCGATAAACTTCCAGCCGAGCTTAATGAGCAGCTTCACGCGGAAGCGACGCCAGAAGTTCGCCGCGAACAGGTTGCCGAGCTGCGTAAACATCTGGCGGACATTGACGATGCCGATGCCGATGCCCGTCAACTGGTGACCGATGCCGACGCGCTGGTGGAGAAATCTATCTGGCTGATTGGCGGTGACGGCTGGGCCTATGACATCGGTTTCGGCGGCCTCGACCACGTACTGAGCCTGACCGAAAACGTCAATATTCTGGTGCTGGATACGCAGTGTTACTCCAATACCGGCGGCCAGGCGTCTAAAGCCACGCCGCTGGGCGCCGTCACCAAGTTTGGCGAGCACGGCAAGCGTAAAGCACGTAAAGACCTGGGCGTCAGCATGATGATGTACGGCCATGTTTACGTCGCGCAGATTTCGCTGGGGGCACAGCTTAACCAGACGATGAAGGCCATTCAGGAGGCGGAGGCCTATCCTGGCCCGTCGCTGATCATCGCCTACAGCCCTTGCGAAGAGCACGGTTACGATCTGGCGCTGAGCCACGATCAGATGCGCCAGCTGACCGCCACCGGCTTCTGGCCGCTCTATCGCTTCGACCCGCGCCGCGCGGACGAAGGCAAAGTGCCGCTGGCGCTGGATTCCCGTCCACCGTCAGATGCACTGGCCGATACGCTAATGAAGGAGCAACGTTTCCGCCGCCTGAACGCCCAGCAGCCGGAAGTCGCCGAGCAGCTGTGGAAAGACGCCGCCGCCGATTTGCAGAAGCGGTATGACTTCCTGGCACAGCTGGCGGGTAAAGCGGAAAAGGTTAGCGAGTAA
- a CDS encoding rhodanese-like domain-containing protein: MSYVTDYPAAAPETVAAHYLQKLSLETDCADVNAAIQSGDLDFVLLHVVGSDETFARRHLPGAIHLPHRFITESRMAEWPDDTLFVVYCAGPHCNGADRAALKLAQIGRRVKVMPGGITGWEDEGLPFA; this comes from the coding sequence ATGAGCTACGTGACTGATTACCCTGCGGCTGCCCCAGAAACTGTCGCCGCCCATTACTTGCAAAAACTGTCGCTTGAAACTGACTGTGCCGACGTCAACGCGGCGATCCAGAGCGGCGATCTTGATTTTGTGCTGCTGCACGTGGTGGGGTCCGATGAAACATTTGCCCGGCGGCATCTGCCGGGGGCTATTCATTTGCCACACAGATTCATCACAGAATCCCGCATGGCCGAATGGCCCGACGACACGCTGTTTGTGGTGTACTGCGCCGGGCCGCACTGCAACGGTGCCGACCGGGCGGCCCTGAAACTGGCGCAAATCGGCAGGCGAGTGAAAGTGATGCCCGGCGGCATCACTGGCTGGGAAGATGAAGGTCTGCCTTTCGCCTAA